In a single window of the Podospora pseudocomata strain CBS 415.72m chromosome 2 map unlocalized CBS415.72m_2, whole genome shotgun sequence genome:
- the tsn1 gene encoding Translin-1 (EggNog:ENOG503P06S; COG:S): MPPMIDPSLFDQIKSKIEEDTTVRKELEQIVDELHQHVSFTQGLLSKIHSTPRSKYATLLPQVEEGIKSQVATVGKLSAFASQYPYYKYNHKWTRPLQDSLSTCLLFTWLSTHTLLTPLQLATYYSVPLNLTAQDDAFHITTEEYLLALVSIIDDLSRLAMNSVTLGDTALAVEISAFIRDLHAGFQVLNLKNDILRKRVDSIKYAVKKVEDVVYDLSLRGLIPAAGAEDEKKGE; this comes from the exons ATGCCCCCCATGAtcgacccctccctcttcgacCAAATCAAGTCCAAGATCGAAGAGGACACCACCGTCCGCAAGGAGCTCGAGCAGATTGTCGACGAGCTTCACCAGCATGTCTCCTTCACGCAGGGTTTGTTGTCCAAGATTCACTCAACCCCGCGGTCCAAGT AcgcaaccctcctcccccaagtAGAAGAGGGCATCAAATCCCAAGTCGCCACCGTAGGCAAGCTCTCAGCGTTTGCATCTCAATATCCTTACTACAA ATACAACCACAAATGGACCCGCCCCCTCCAagactccctctccacctgcctcctcttcacctggCTATCCACCCACACCcttctcacccccctccagctGGCCACATACTACTCCGTCCCTTTGAACCTCACCGCCCAAGACGATGCattccacatcaccaccgaggagtacctcctcgccctcgtcTCCATAATCGACGACCTCTCCCGCCTGGCGATGAATTCCGTCACGCTCGGCGACACCGCCCTCGCGGTGGAGATCTCCGCCTTCATCAGGGACCTGCACGCCGGGTTCCAGGTCTTGAATCTGAAGAATGATATcctgaggaagagggttgaCAGCATCAAGTATGCCGTGAAAAAGGTCGAGGATGTGGTTTATGATttgagtttgagggggttgattcctgctgctggggcggaggacgaaaagaagggggagtgA
- a CDS encoding uncharacterized protein (EggNog:ENOG503P7AW; COG:S), whose product MSFGPLPSQLCLLSSLSQKDIGDKVRFLGCVTSYSTESGVLTLQYKGSEDRQLTFASVDVNLVLQSLKAEQTRVGEWVNVIGYVTSTDSKKLGDTNPVVEVQATLLWSAGPLNLEKYEASVQALDGEES is encoded by the exons ATGTCTTTCGGACCGCTTCCCTCCCAACTGTGTCTGCTCTCCTCCCTGTCCCAAAAAGATATTGGTGATAAAGTGAGGTTCCTGGGATG TGTAACATCCTATTCCACCGAGTCTGGCGTTTTGACCTTGCAATACAAAGGGTCTGAGGACAGACAACTCACTTTCGCCTCGGTTGATGTCAACCTCGTTCTGCAGAGTCTCAAGGCGGAACAAACACGCGTTGGCGAATGGGTGAATGTCATCGGATATGTCACCTCGACCGACAGCAAAAAGCTAGGCGACACGAATCCGGTGGTTGAGGTCCAAGCAACACTTCTTTGGTCGGCTGGTCCCCTCAACCTGGAAAAATACGAAGCGTCTGTACAGGCATTGGACGGTGAGGAGAGTTGA
- a CDS encoding uncharacterized protein (EggNog:ENOG503P9GI; COG:S) produces the protein MSLPQDVEFSPARTTLDWAQSDYDYDQVQYADFSQIQEAKYGDVKYLQVSESEMDDQEIEGNGEFTHQHNPRDSIASLTNSEPSSAPLSKNAKKNKKKAAKKKAAKEAEKEAEKEAEPQPEAETVPTPAAEPTPEPTTEAKEEAEGEASAAKKKNKKKKKKNKSSVDSTPATSSDSLAPAAAEPTPEAPATEEQPKVKEVKERSLEAPAAESKQNEEPRTEEKVEETSAPAAAAEPTPVAEVTETKETEAPAAEVATPEVKKEEKPTEDAAPAPEAAAPVEKVEDAASSTPAPEPEAAEEAAPTSTVDPTPAEAAAKVKEEPAAESRSEDVAEAPAAETVVEAEKSFAEVAAPDAIEGAAPVVIDLKSEPEAEKPQEETKEVEAPKVEEPAKEAEKTEEESAPVADATPEPTPVEQSTPAEEVKPAESEKTAEPEVEPTPETKEEPATQAKEEPVAEPVPEAKEEPAVVEPVAEAKEEPTVAELVTKSKDEPVAEVAKEETVVETKEEASPDVKEEVAPETEVKAEAAPEVKEEPASEVKEEAAAIAPEVKEEDIPELKTEDAEVKTEDIPEAKEEAAPEVKEEAAAEVKDETPEVKEEAVEIKTEEADVKIADIPEAKEEAAPDANDEATPKAAVEATLEVKEETATETKEEAVVEPTAEVKEEPVVDAPAEAKDEAPVEAVPEAKEDVAAETKEQSTSEEKDEPVAEVEQPAAETKEEAAPEAKTEAVPEVTDAVPETKDDAAPEAKEEAVAEPKTEVVEEPKDEPAAEKTVEDKDVSYAEVAAAEPAGEAKEATPETEETVPETEEEPAVEFKEEPAVETKQEPAPETKDEPAAEVKEDTTTETVAESKDEPVAEIKETAPEPAVEAKEESVPEPAVEAKEGDAPEPAPKTKESAPEAPVAEIKEEPAVGTKEEPAVEAKDEPAVETKEESYAEVAAAAVETKEETATETKDEPAVKATEAQVEESAPEPVVEAKEELTPAPVEEAKDVPAAEPSSEVKEEAEPTSVEDSKQEEPEVKEESYAEVAAAPAPEETVEEEKAAVEESAAKEDAPVTEDKPDPKTAEEPAKPEEAKEGVAAEPAVEKTAEPAAEPAEETVVESTPEKVAEPAEKSAEPVAEKAVEPVGEKVTEAADEPVAEPVAEKAAEPEAEKAAESTNETVAELKEQVGVAGTVAAVAGTVAAATEIVAETATSAADTVAATFSKPADKAAEEADKSTPVEEKTEEEPAAVQAESASVAEPVPAVEESAKAAETVEEKAAPVEEAPETTPEPAAEIKPETETEVAAPASTEEVDSTPASVDRAIVEETPAPVEEVAKVEPTEEIKPASTEDAKVEVAEETKPEETKIEIVEEAQPEVAETATEAVEETKVPAPVEEAKAEPAEETKTPEPVEEAKPAPVEEVKTEAVEDVKTEAAEAPKADPFEELNAVEPVEQVIAPAAESVEAPKEESQPEPVVERSLVIEVPVEAPKEVAAEPVVEVPIEAPKEVVAEPVVAAARSLPETVEKVEQEESKDTVGPIPSENKDEKASGEEHPIPVLLDTPGGLAGEEISECISEPKDTDTDLQQSDTHDTPITHDTHDTQDASAAISSVDNNDTLDTPNTDNTPGEEEVVPETTDETEVTVDDKEAVKTVEEDKSDVTPSDEDLAAAESKEPASSIQEPEAKDDKPETEAAPEPEIAHAETAPVAEAEPVVESTQIEEPTLPEVKTPSADVEEALEEPPSRTKEPTEDSSPVVTDDASITVEEATQQSEEEKEQPIIEQSSTENPAVQESVDVTSTPEVEKSVVEEVAVPKKEEVAPEVESVEKTEEVEPVEVSDVKVAQSVDDAQAVNDKFDSPVAAVAVAAGIASAAAIAATAASIEEPAAVEKAVVDEPEVSEKTEEPIKVDEPVAVADKSIIADEPATTEEIVIAAAEEPIETDKPTSVSESRSIDEPPVSVEEHVDAEHVVPAAAVPSEISARSVESAIDTASVVAENEAPVVVPAQEPEQISDAASEDFVLIEAESIPKEATEEEAVLIDQSIASLKQVASEVETEAPAAAVEEKSVNETVVEPAVEVTAQQAAEPDVESTTKPDAPKEVSVSDFAIPVAAAAGAAAFGVAAGEATKEEAPVTERSLPKSLAQVERDDVVSDYDPRDTNLSFGTQTTYPLPTDTSFTLPTDTTYTLPTDTSFSLPTEKTASESLSRGLASTEESKKEETSEGKSSAKELALSAGVVGALGAATAVAAHTASDKESSDAVKRLEAYAAIFDDEPKDKVSSRSLPQDGAKNTTVESSEAVSETVPLTESFHMVDKKDGQEVARGGVEAKSDGEDIVAARPAIIAVTSAGPKETITDDAVLTTQRSTIPGSRGPDETQGEEVIVDFRVPTPALILPDLNDPVARELGRMRSLRRQRRNTIKQAEEMVAAAVVLYATADILSPPGSPTTENPGADVLGLTEMHSDVKGKGKEVQVFTDGERGRRRSRDEQEVSALVTDLSADKDRSRTDEGRRRRRSYHSSRSYRDLESRDHDLGDAHDYRDLSKDGSRHSYSRRHRSESYNSSRSLGADERPRTPPAQDKDSSYPPEHRSPRKQRTPEEQAAHDKRKEERRRLRELEKAREEIPASPTSPAKEERVKERSAPRQRSERDLSERDRSDRDRAERSEHRRRRHSHSRASVEFDVPSSSRKTEPVLNSREGVPMPPSASRTFPPELKRSSTGRSSRARRSERSERSERSDDRLARDDDYRPSSREHREHREPRVRRSEDRIVRDEEVPRPRSSKRSTANVLDTKDSAASVGDASIGKGAASISSTGEHESGSHRAKRQEKREKVRESETKEKGGIRGAFKRLFTRG, from the exons ATGAGTCTCCCTCAAGATGTCGAGTTTAGTCCAGCTAGGACCACCCTTGATTGGGCCCAAAGCGACTATGATTATGATCAAGTTCAGTATGCCGACTTTAGCCAAATACAGGAAGCCAAATATGGAGATGTGAAGTACCTCCAAGTATCCGAAAGTGAGATGGACGATCAAGAGATTGAGG GCAATGGCGAGTTCACCCACCAGCATAATCCCAGGGACTCGATAGCGTCTCTCACCAACTCAGAGCCATCATCAGCCCCTCTCTCAAAGAacgccaagaagaacaagaagaaggcagcgaagaagaaggcagccaaggaggccgagaaggaagcCGAGAAAGAAGCCGAGCCACAACCCGAAGCCGAAACTGTGCCGACACCAGCCGCGGAGCCGACGCCGGAGCCGACAAcggaggccaaggaggaagctgagggggaggcttcggccgccaagaagaagaacaagaagaaaaagaagaagaacaagagcaGCGTCGATTCGACACCTGCTACATCTTCTGACTCTCTTGCCCCCGCTGCCGCCGAGCCAACACCAGAAGCCCCTGCGACTGAAGAGCAACCCAAGGTtaaggaggtcaaggaacGCAGTCTCGAGGCCCCTGCTGCTGAGAGCAAGCAGAACGAGGAGCCCAGGACtgaggagaaggttgaggaaACCAGtgcccctgctgctgctgctgagccaACGCCTGTCGCCGAGGTGACTGAGACCAAGGAGACTGAAGCTCCCGCTGCTGAGGTCGCCACACCCGAGGTCAAAAAGGAGGAAAAGCCCACAGAAGATGCTGCTCCCGCCCctgaagctgctgctccagTAGAGAAGGTCGAAGATGCTGCGTCCTCAACGCCCGCCCCTGAGCCAgaagctgccgaggaggctgcccCCACATCTACTGTTGACCCCACGCCAGCAGAGGCTGCCGCtaaggtgaaggaggagccaGCTGCCGAGTCCAGGTCTGAGGACGTCGCGGAGGCGCCTGCTGCCGAGACAGTGGTGGAAGCCGAAAAGTCCTTCGCTGAGGTTGCGGCCCCAGATGCTATTGAGGGTGCTGCCCCCGTTGTCATTGATCTCAAGTCTGAGCCTGAGGCTGAGAAGCCTCAagaggagaccaaggaggttgaggcgCCCAAGGTTGAGGAGCCAGCTAAGGAGGCTGAGAAGACCGAGGAGGAATCCGCCCCTGTTGCCGACGCCACCCCAGAGCCTACGCCTGTTGAGCAGTCAACACCTGCTGAGGAGGTCAAGCCTGCTGAGTCTGAGAAGACTGCCGAGCCAGAGGTTGAGCCTACTCctgagaccaaggaggaacCCGCCACTCAAGCTAAGGAGGAGCCAGTTGCCGAACCAGTCCctgaggccaaggaggagccTGCTGTCGTTGAGCCAGTTGCCGAAGCGAAGGAGGAACCTACTGTCGCCGAGCTTGTCACAAAGTCCAAGGATGAACCGGTTGCCGAGGTCGCCAAGGAAGAGACTGTTGttgagaccaaggaggaggccagCCCTGacgtcaaggaggaggttgcccCCGAGACCGAGGTCAAGGCTGAGGCTGCTcccgaggtgaaggaggagcccGCTTCCGAAGTTAAGGAGGAAGCTGCTGCAATTGCCCCTGAAGttaaggaggaggatatcccCGAGCTCAAGACTGAAGACGCTGAGGTCAAGACTGAGGATATCCCTGAGGCGAAGGAGGAAGCCGCTCcagaggtcaaggaggaggctgccgctgAGGTTAAGGATGAGACTCCCGAGGTCAAGGAAGAGGCTGTCGAAATCAAGACTGAGGAGGCTGATGTCAAGATTGCGGACATTCCcgaggcgaaggaggaggctgctccTGATGCTAATGACGAGGCCACTCCCAAGGCTGCCGTTGAGGCCACCCTTGAAgtcaaggaggagactgCCACAGAGACCAAGGAAGAGGCTGTTGTGGAGCCTACTgctgaggtcaaggaggagccCGTCGTCGACGCCcccgccgaggccaaggacgAAGCTCCTGTTGAGGCTGTGCCTGAAGCCAAggaggatgttgctgctgagacCAAGGAGCAGTCCACCTCTGAAGAGAAAGACGAGCCTGTTGCTGAGGTTGAACAACCTGCCGCTGAGACCAAGGAAGAGGCCGCCCCTGAGGCCAAGACTGAGGCTGTCCCAGAAGTCACGGATGCCGTACCCGAGACCAAGGACGACGCTGCCCCCGAAGCCAAGGAGGAAGCTGTTGCTGAGCCCAAAAccgaggtggtcgaggagCCCAAGGATGAGCCTGCTGCAGAGAAAACTGTGGAGGACAAGGATGTGTCTTACGCCGAagttgccgctgctgagcCCGCCGgcgaggccaaggaggctaCTCCTGAGACCGAGGAGACTGTCCCtgagaccgaggaggagccagCTGTCGAATTCAAGGAGGAGCCAGCTGTCGAAACCAAGCAAGAGCCTGCTCCCGAGACCAAGGATGAGCCCGCTGCTGAGGTAAAGGAGGACACGACCACTGAGACAGTTGCTGAGTCCAAGGATGAGCCAGTGGCTGAGATCAAGGAGACTGCCCCTGAGCCTGCCGttgaggccaaggaggagtcTGTTCCCGAACCTGCTGTTGAAGCTAAAGAGGGGGATGCCCCAGAGCCAGCCCCTAAGACTAAGGAGTCTGCTCCTGAGGCCCCGGTTGCTGAAATCAAGGAGGAGCCTGCCGTTGGAACCAAGGAGGAACCTGCCGTTGAGGCTAAGGATGAGCCAGCGGttgagaccaaggaggagtcTTATGCTGAAGTCGCCGCGGCTGCTGtcgagaccaaggaggaaaCTGCCACCGAGACAAAGGATGAGCCCGCGGTCAAAGCCACGGAGGCTCAGGTTGAGGAGTCTGCTCCTGAGCCCGTTGttgaggccaaggaggagctcaCCCCAGCGCCAGTAGAGGAGGCGAAGGATGTACCTGCCGCTGAGCCTTCTTCCGAGGTGAAGGAAGAAGCTGAGCCAACTTCCGTTGAGGACTccaagcaggaggagcccGAGGTCAAG GAGGAGTCCTACGCTGAGGTCGCCGCCGCTCCGGCTCCGGAGGAGAcagtcgaggaggagaaggccgcaGTTGA GGAATCTGCCGCCAAGGAAGATGCGCCAGTCACTGAGGACAAGCCCGACCCCAAAACTGCTGAGGAGCCTGCCAAGcccgaggaggccaaggagggggtcgctgctgagcctgctgTCGAGAAGActgctgagcctgctgcCGAGCCTGCTGAGGAGACTGTCGTCGAGTCTACTCCTGAGAAGGTCGCCGAACCCGCTGAGAAGTCTGCTGAGCCGGTTGCTGAGAAGGCTGTCGAACCAGTTGGGGAGAAGGTTACCGAAGCTGCTGATGAG CCTGTCGCCGAGCCTGTCGCCGAAAAGGCTGCCGAGCCCGAAgctgagaaggctgccgagtCTACTAACGAGACCGTTgccgagctcaaggagcaggttggtgttgccgggactgttgctgctgttgccggAACCGTTGCTGCCGCCACCGAGATTGTTGCTGAGACTGCCACTTCTGCAGCCGACACTGTTGCTGCGACTTTTTCTAAGCCAGCTGATAAGGCTGCCGAAGAAGCTGACAAGTCGACTCCAGTTGAGGAGAAGACCGAGGAAGAGCCGGCCGCTGTTCAAGCTGAGAGTGCTTCCGTTGCTGAGCCTGTTCCAGCTGTCGAAGAATccgccaaggctgccgagaccgttgaggagaaggccgcTCCCGTCGAGGAAGCCCCGGAGACTACCCCTGAGCCTGCAGCCGAAATCAAGCCTGAGACTGAAACCGAAGTTGCTGCCCCCGCCTCTactgaggaggttgacagCACCCCAGCTTCTGTCGACAGGGCTATTGTCGAGGAGACTCCTGCTCCTGTCGAAGAGGTCGCCAAGGTCGAGCCTACTGAAGAGATCAAGCCTGCCTCCACCGAGGACGCCAAGGTTGAAGTCGCTGAGGAGACCAAGCCTGAGGAGACCAAGATCGAAATTGTCGAAGAGGCTCAGCCTGAGGTTGCCGAGACCGCCACTGAAGCTGTCGAGGAGACCAAGGTTCCCGCAcctgtggaggaggccaaggccgagcCCGCTGAGGAGACCAAGACTCCCGAGCctgtcgaggaggccaagccTGCGCCAGTAGAAGAGGTCAAGACTGAAGCTGTCGAAGACGTCAAGACTGAAGCTGCTGAAGCGCCCAAGGCTGATCCATTCGAGGAGCTCAACGCTGTTGAGCCGGTCGAGCAAGTTATCGCCCCAGCTGCTGAGAGTGTCGAGGCACCCAAGGAAGAGTCCCAGCCTGAGCCAGTGGTCGAGAGATCCCTTGTCATCGAAGTTCCCGTCGAAGCTCCCAAGGAGGTTGCCGCTGAACCCGTGGTCGAGGTGCCTATCGAAGCACCCAAGGAGGTCGTTGCTGAGCCCGTTGTCGCGGCGGCCAGATCCCTTCCCGAGACTGTCGAGAAggttgagcaggaggagagtaAGGACACCGTTGGGCCAATTCCCAGCGAAAACAAGGATGAGAAGGCTTCAGGTGAGGAACACCCAATCCCAGTATTGCTTGATACCCCCGGTGGCTTGGCAGGAGAGGAGATTTCAGAATGCATTTCGGAGCCAAAGGACACGGACACGGACTTGCAACAATCGGATACCCATGATACCCCCATTACCCATGATACCCATGATACCCAGGACGCGAGTGCGGCTATTTCTTCTGTTGACAACAATGATACCCTTGACACACCTAATACCGATAATACccctggcgaggaggaggtcgtccCGGAGACGACCGATGAGACAGAAGTCACGGTGGACGACAAGGAGGCTGTCAAGACAGTGGAAGAGGACAAGTCTGATGTCACCCCATCGGACGAGGATCTTGCGGCGGCGGAGTCCAAGGAACCGGCGTCTTCCATCCAGGAGCCCGAGGCCAAGGACGACAAACCGGAGACTGAGGCAGCCCCCGAACCTGAAATCGCCCACGCGGAGACGGCGCCAGTCGCCGAGGCCGAACCAGTTGTGGAGAGCACCCAGATCGAAGAGCCCACCCTGCCAGAGGTGAAGACACCATCCGCTGACGTTGAAGAAGCTCTGGAAGAACCCCCCTCTAGGACCAAGGAGCCCACTGAAGACTCCTCTCCTGTCGTCACTGATGATGCTAGCATTACTGTGGAGGAAGCCACTCAGCagtctgaggaggagaaggagcagccCATCATCGAACAGTCTAGCACCGAAAACCCTGCCGTTCAAGAATCCGTCGATGTCACCAGCACCCCAGAAGTTGAAAAgtcggtggttgaggaagttGCTGTtccgaagaaggaggaggttgctccCGAAGTTGAGTCTGTGGAGAAGactgaggaggttgagccGGTTGAAGTCTCAGATGTCAAGGTCGCCCAGTCCGTCGACGATGCTCAAGCTGTAAACGACAAGTTCGATAGCCcagttgctgctgttgcggttGCTGCCGGCattgcttctgctgctgctatcGCCGCTACCGCCGCCTCAATCGAGGAGCCTGCCGCTGTCGAgaaggctgttgttgatgagccTGAAGTATCCGAGAAGACTGAGGAGCCGATCAAAGTTGACGagcctgttgctgttgccgaTAAGTCTATTATTGCCGATGAACCTGCCACCACCGAGGAGATTGTCATTGCCGCTGCCGAAGAGCCTATCGAGACTGACAAGCCCACTAGTGTCAGCGAATCACGCAGCATTGACGAGCCGCCCGTCTCTGTCGAGGAACatgttgatgctgagcaCGTCgttcctgctgctgctgttccttCGGAGATCTCAGCCAGGTCTGTGGAGTCAGCTATTGACACCGCTTCAGTCGTGGCTGAGAACGAGGCGCCCGTAGTCGTCCCGGCCCAGGAACCGGAGCAAATTTCTGACGCTGCTTCTGAGGACTTTGTCCTGATTGAAGCAGAATCCATCCCCAAGGAGGCaaccgaagaagaagcggtTCTCATCGACCAATCCATTGCCTCGCTCAAGCAGGTCGCCAGTGAAGTCGAAACAGAAGCCCCTGCAGCAGCTGTTGAGGAGAAGTCCGTCAACGAGACGGTTGTGGAGCCTGCCGTCGAAGTGACTGCCCAACAAGCCGCCGAACCCGATGTTGAGTCTACCACCAAGCCTGACGCCCCTAAGGAGGTGTCCGTGTCCGACTTTGCCATTCCTgtggctgctgccgccggagCTGCTGCTTTCGGGGTTGCCGCCGGTGAAgcgaccaaggaggaggctccAGTCACCGAACGCTCGCTCCCCAAGTCTTTGGCCCAGGTTGAGCGTGATGACGTTGTTTCGGACTACGATCCTAGAGATACCAATCTCTCATTCGGCACACAGACAACTTACCCACTACCTACTGACACATCTTTTACCTTGCCGACTGACACAACCTACACATTGCCCACTGACACATCATTCTCGCTGCCTACCGAGAAGACTGCTTCCGAGTCTCTTTCCAGGGGTCTTGCCTCGACTGAGGAGtcgaaaaaagaagaaacatcTGAAGGCAAGTCTTCTGCTAAGGAACTCGCCCTTAGTGCAGGCGTTGTAGGTGCTTTGGGTGCTGCCACCGCCGTGGCTGCCCACACAGCTTCGGATAAAGAGTCTAGTGATGCGGTGAAGCGCCTGGAGGCGTATGCCGCCATTTTCGATGACGAACCCAAGGACAAGGTCTCCAGCCGCTCTCTTCCCCAAGATGGCGCCAAGAACACGACAGTCGAGTCTTCTGAGGCTGTGAGCGAGACGGTTCCGCTCACTGAATCTTTCCACAtggtggacaagaaggacggCCAAGAGGTGGCGAGGGGTGGTGTAGAGGCGAagagtgatggtgaggaCATTGTTGCCGCGCGGCCTGCTATTATTGCTGTTACTTCTGCTGGTCCCAAGGAAACGATAACTGACGATGCCGTTCTTACCACTCAAAGGTCAACAATTCCAGGATCCCGAGGACCCGATGAaacccaaggagaagaagtcatTGTTGACTTCCGTGTACCCACCCCTGCTCTTATTCTTCCTGACCTCAATGACCCTGTGGCTCGCGAGTTAGGCCGGATGCGCAGTTTACGCCGGCAGCGCAGAAACACGATCAAGCAGGCGGAAGAGATGGTGGCAGCCGCCGTCGTCTTGTACGCCACAGCCGATATTCTCAGCCCGCCAGGAAGTCCGACAACCGAGAATCCAGGAGCCGATGTCCTTGGTCTAACCGAAATGCATTCTGACGTgaaggggaaaggaaaggaggtGCAAGTGTTTACCGATGGAGAAAGAGGGAGGCGCAGATCGAGGGACGAGCAAGAAGTTTCTGCTCTCGTGACTGACCTCTCAGCAGACAAAGACAGGTCGAGGACTGATGAAGGCAGACGAAGACGCCGTAGCTATCACTCGAGCCGCTCTTACCGTGATCTTGAAAGCCGTGATCATGACCTTGGTGATGCTCACGACTATCGAGATCTCAGCAAGGACGGCTCCCGGCACTCTTATTCTCGCCGCCACCGATCCGAGAGCTACAATTCGTCTCGCTCTCTTGGCGCTGATGAGCGCCCTCGCACTCCTCCCGCACAAGACAAAGACAGCAGCTATCCTCCTGAACACCGAAGCCCTCGCAAGCAACGCACACCCGAGGAGCAGGCTGCTCACGACAAGCGAAAGGAGGAGCGCCGCCGTCTCCGTGAACTCGAGAAAGCCAGGGAGGAGATACCAGCTTctcccacctcgccagccaAAGAAGAGCGCGTCAAGGAGAGATCAGCACCCCGTCAACGATCTGAGCGTGATCTTTCCGAACGTGATCGTTCTGATCGTGACCGCGCTGAACGCTCTGAGcaccgccgtcgtcgtcataGTCACAGCCGCGCCAGCGTGGAGTTTGATGTGCCATCTTCCAGCAGGAAGACGGAGCCCGTCTTGAACTCCAGAGAAGGAGTGCCCATGCCACCTTCAGCTTCCAGGACATTCCCACCCGAACTCAAGCGCTCCAGCACTGGTCGCAGCTCCAGGGCTCGCAGGTCCGAGAGATCAGAGCGGTCAGAGAGGTCTGATGACCGGCTGGCTCGTGACGACGATTATCGACCCAGCAGCCGAGAGCACCGCGAACATCGCGAGCCTAGAGTACGCAGGTCCGAGGATCGGATTGTTCGTGACGAGGAGGTCCcccggccaagaagcagcaagaGATCAACAGCCAATGTGCTTGATACTAAAGATTCGGCCGCCTCTGTCGGCGATGCTTCCATCGGCAAGGGTGCCGCCTCGATCAGCAGCACTGGCGAGCACGAGTCAGGGTCTCACCGGGCAAAGAGGCAGGAGAAGCGCGAGAAGGTGCGGGAGAGCGAGACCAAAGAGAAGGGCGGTATTCGTGGTGCTTTCAAGCGTCTTTTCACGAGAGGTTAA
- the SNF7 gene encoding ESCRT-III subunit protein snf7 (COG:U; BUSCO:EOG09264W71; EggNog:ENOG503NX3E), which yields MSGIWGWFGGGAAQKRKDTPKNVILDLRTSLEMLQKREAHILRQIEEQEKEARKHVNTNKTAAKNALRRKKVYEGNLEQTMNHIGTLETQINAIESANINKETFEAMQRASEAMKSIHGKLTPEKVDEAMYVPKVWFLFLCDGTDGGYREKLQEHNQLNEEIAAAIGSVNIGQSIDDGELDAELDELMAKDLEDKMLETGTVHADRLPSVATGELKNNKGKAPAVEDDEEAELNRLKAEMAM from the exons ATGTCGGGCATCTGGGGCtggttcggtggtggtgccgcgCAGAAGCGGAAGGATACCCCCAAGAATGTCATTCTGGATCTGCGGACAAGCCTGGAGATGCTGCAGAAAAGGGAAGCCCACATTCtccgccagatcgaggagcaggagaaggaggccagGAAGCATGTAAACACTAACAAGACTG CGGCCAAGAATGCCCTGCGACGCAAGAAGGTCTATGAGGGCAACCTCGAACAGACAATGAACCACATCGGAACCCTCGAAACCCAGATTAATGCCATCGAAtccgccaacatcaacaaggaGACGTTCGAAGCGATGCAGAGAGCCAGCGAAGCCATGAAGTCAATACACGGCAAGCTCACGCCCGAGAAGGTCGACGAGGCCATGTACGTGCCGAAAGTTTGGTTTCTATTTTTGTGCGATGGTACTGATGGTGGTTATAGGGAAAAACTTCAAGAGCACAATCAGCTCAACGAGGAAATCGCGGCTGCCATCGGCTCGGTCAACATTGGCCAGTCCATCGACGACGGAGAATTGGATGCGGAGCTGGACGAGCTCATGGCCAAGGATCTGGAGGACAAAATGCTCGAGACTGGCACAGTACACGCAGATCGTCTGCCGAGCGTGGCGACCGGAGAAC tcaagaacaacaaggGCAAGGCGCCCGCGGtcgaagacgacgaagaggcgGAACTCAACAGACTCaaggccgagatggccaTGTAA